The sequence AATCAGTCATCCATGTCGGCTTGAGCCAGCCGCGTGTTGCCGACTGGTGCGAACCGCAGCGGAACATTGCCTGATAGTTAGTTCGTGGATTCTTGGCAAGGCCGTCCTTGCGTTCCTTTTGCCCTTGGAATGAACCCGGCGTCGTGCCGTACATGTTGAACCACATCCGCGTCACGCCGCGGGGCGTGCCGGGATAGTATCTTGCCCGACACAAGAGTCGGGAGAATTCGTAGTTCTTCTTGTCCTTCTGCCAGCCGCGAAACGGCCGGTCCTCCGGATCGGCGTCGATCCAGACATAGTCGCCGTCATTCACACCGATCTCTCGCGCGTCCTGCGGGTTGATATCGACATAACCTTCGTTTACGAACGGCATTCGCTTGTCGTGTCGATAGATGTCGCCGAACGGGCCAAAAAGAATGGCGTTCATATCAGTATCGATAGGCATCGTATGGACGCCGTGGCGATACTTGGGCGTGTGGAAGATGAACTTGTAATCGTCCTTGATAAGCGGATGCGGTTTCGTCTTTGCCTCGGCCCAGGTATAGACGACGTTGCGCCCGCAACGCGTCTCGCACGAGAGATCGTCGCGCTTTACACCATAATCTTCAGGCTGCGCCGGCCGAAGGGCTTCGTGTGGCGCCGAAATAATGATGTTCGGCTCGTAGAATGTCGAATCGACAGGTTCACGATGGACCGGCAGATTCTCGCCCGCCTCGATGAACTCATCCTCTTCGCGGTACAGTTCAAGCCGGCCGCTCTTTGTATACCACGGCGTTGCGTCCACAAGCTGGTCGTAACCGACGTTCTTCGGCGTCGTTCGGCTCAACATGATCGAGGGAACTCCGTTGAGGGCCTTTTCGTGCAGTTCCTTGAAGTTGTAGCCCTTCGTGTTGGTCGAATTATCTAGTATTCGCTGAAGATAGACATCGGTTTGCCCCTCGCGGACAAACTTCCAGAGGTCATTGAACCGGTTGTCACCCGTTAGGTCTGCGAGTTTTGAAGCAACAGTAGCGAACACCTCGATGTCGCCCATTGTGTTGAAGATCCGTTCCATCGGCGTCTTTGGGAAGACGAGCAGGAATGGATTTGTCACTGACGCCGTCATATCGGGATGCTTCAACTCCGCCCAAGAATCGACGCCGAATACCACGTCCGCCCATTCGCACGACGTTGACCACCACCATTCATTCACGGCGATCATCTCGATGCGCGGCAGCGCGTTGACGACCATGTTGTAATGCCACTTGACGTTGCCGAGGATCGAATTTGCGTTTGCGAACCAGAGCGACTTCGTCGGACACGGCATATGTGTCTTTCCGGTCAGCAGCTTGTTGCCGACACGCAGCGGATGATCTTCGTGATTGTAATAATGCGCCGATTCGGCCTTCCAATACTGTTTGGGCCGCGCGGGTTTTGTCGGATCGAGCTCGATATCGAAGGGATTCTCGTTGATCCACTGTGCAGAGCCGTTGAACAGTGCTGTGCGGTAATTACCCGCGTACGAGCCGACGTTGCCGCCGATCTTCCCGACGTTGCCGGTGAGCGAAGCGAGCAGAAACACGTCGCGGTCCTTGTTGTCGCTGTTAAAGAACTGGTTCGGCCCCATGCCGAGCGCGAAGAGCGTAGTGCCAGGCTCTTTGGCAAAATGCCGGGCGAGTTTTTCGATAGCGGCAGCAGGTGCCCAGGTGAGCTCTTCGACAGTTTTCGGGTCGAAGTGCGAGGCGTATTCCTTGACGAGATCAAAGACCGGGCGGCATTTTACCTTGCTGCCATCGGCAAGTGTGACCTCAACGGAGCCTTCGAGTTGGGCCGTCGCGGCTTTCGAATTCTCACCGACGTCATCGCGGGTGAGCATCTGCGGCGTTCCGGTCTTCGTGTCCCAGATCACGTAATCGCCCCATTCGTTACGAAGTTTCTCCGGGACGACGTTCTTGATGTCTTGCTGTATCGGCGGAGGCTCTTTCTCGCCTTCCTTGACGATAAAGGTCTGCTTCAGCTCGGCCGGGCCGCCGCCGAATACCTCCGACGCTTTCAAGTACTTGAGCGTGTCCATCCTGACGAGGATCGGCATATCGGTCCAACGGCGGACGTAATCCTCGTCATACAGTTTTTCCTGCATTATTACGTTGGCGAACCCGAGTGCCACGGCGGGTGTCGTGCCGGGCCTGACAACGACGACCTCATCACCCTTTGTCGCCGTTGCTGAGTATTCACACGCGATCACGACTACTTTTGTGCCCTTCATTCTGGCCTCTGTCAGCCAGTGAGCGTCGGGCATTTTGGTAGTGATCCAGTTCATGCCCCAGACGACGACCGTTTTTGCCTGCTCGACGGAGTTTAGATCAAACTCGACCGTCTGCTGCCCCGTCACCATTGTGTGTCCGGGCGGCAGGTCGGTGTGCCACGAATAGTTGTCAAATCCTTTGGCTCCCATCGCCTGGTCGGGGCCGACACCGCGGATCTTGCTATCGAGCAGGGCCATCGAGTTTGCCATGCGATACATGCCAAAAACGCGAGTCATGCCCAGCAGCGGCATACCGCCGCGGAATTTCATCACTTGCGTGCCGATGCCTTGCGTCGCCGCGATGGTCTCTTCGTCGTAGTGCTGCTCCTTGAGTTTGCGCATGCCCTCGTCGCCGGTGTAGGTCTCGGCGATGTTCTTGAGCGCTGCGGCAACAATTACCGCGGCCTCATCATGCGACATTCGCACCCATTCGTCGCGGCCGCGGTTCATATAGCTCTCGCTCGGTTTTCCGTCCTTTCCTCTCGGGAAGCCGTCCTCATACCACTTCTTGAAGCCGGCCCGAACCATCGTGCCATTCACGCGGCGATCTCCGTAGAACCTACGCGTCAGCGCCAGCCCTTTCTGGCAGATGCGCGGGTCCCAGCGGTGTGACGTGCCGTTGCCGAGCAGGTCTTTGGCTTCACCGTATTTCATCGTCGGACCGATCCGCGTGATCACGCCCTGGCGAACATGCGCGTTGAGCAGGCAGTTATGCGTGTCGTTCGGCGCGCAAGTAAAGGTGTAGCGCGAGTCATACTTCCACAGATCGCGATACACCTTTTCCCAGTCGCGATTTGGGTAAACCGCGAGCGGATTGGTTATCGCATCGAGGCCCCATGCATCCGTTGCCGAGAGGGCAAGGGCACCAAAGCCGGCCGCGGTCATGCGTGCCATAAATTCGCGTCGGGATAATTCGTTTTTCATAACTTGTTCCTTTGTGACCTATTTCTTGAGCGATCTCAGATAAACAACAATGGCCTCTATTTCCACCTGTGTAAGAACCGGCCGTGTCGGCGAACCGTTTGCAAACCCCTGCATTACCGTGCCGCGTCGGCCGTTCGTTATCGTGCCGACCAGATAGGTATCTGTCACGGCGGTCAGAAATGCAGGATTGTTGAGTGCGGGGCCTTCGCCCCCAACACCTGCCTTGCCGTGACAGCCGGCACAGTTCGCCGAAAAGAGCCTTTCGCCGTTGGTTGCGTCGCCTGTTGCCCATATCTGCGGCTTAGTGTCGGGCACCGCCCGCTGGCCGCCGCCGAGGGCACGGATGTATGCGATCACCGAGCGGATCTCCTCGTCCTCCAGGCCATTCTCACGTTCGCCCCAAGCGAGCATCGGCCGGCCGGGCCGTCCGCCTTTGATTGACGCGAATAGAAAGTCGTCAGACGCGAGCGAGAGAAAATCCGGATTCGTGATCGATGGATTGGGCACCAGCCCCGGATATCTTGCTCCCGCGCCGTTTGCGGCGTGGCAAGCCGAACAGACCGCCGCGTAGATCGTCGGCCCGTCATTGGCAAACTCTCGTGCCCCGAAGCGCATGGCTTTTACGCGATCTTTGGGCAAGAACACATCCGGCAGTGTTCGCCGCCGCAGGCTCAGCGTATAGAGTGTCAGCAGGTCGATCTGGTCTTCATTGAGGCC is a genomic window of Chloracidobacterium sp. containing:
- a CDS encoding molybdopterin-dependent oxidoreductase, with amino-acid sequence MKNELSRREFMARMTAAGFGALALSATDAWGLDAITNPLAVYPNRDWEKVYRDLWKYDSRYTFTCAPNDTHNCLLNAHVRQGVITRIGPTMKYGEAKDLLGNGTSHRWDPRICQKGLALTRRFYGDRRVNGTMVRAGFKKWYEDGFPRGKDGKPSESYMNRGRDEWVRMSHDEAAVIVAAALKNIAETYTGDEGMRKLKEQHYDEETIAATQGIGTQVMKFRGGMPLLGMTRVFGMYRMANSMALLDSKIRGVGPDQAMGAKGFDNYSWHTDLPPGHTMVTGQQTVEFDLNSVEQAKTVVVWGMNWITTKMPDAHWLTEARMKGTKVVVIACEYSATATKGDEVVVVRPGTTPAVALGFANVIMQEKLYDEDYVRRWTDMPILVRMDTLKYLKASEVFGGGPAELKQTFIVKEGEKEPPPIQQDIKNVVPEKLRNEWGDYVIWDTKTGTPQMLTRDDVGENSKAATAQLEGSVEVTLADGSKVKCRPVFDLVKEYASHFDPKTVEELTWAPAAAIEKLARHFAKEPGTTLFALGMGPNQFFNSDNKDRDVFLLASLTGNVGKIGGNVGSYAGNYRTALFNGSAQWINENPFDIELDPTKPARPKQYWKAESAHYYNHEDHPLRVGNKLLTGKTHMPCPTKSLWFANANSILGNVKWHYNMVVNALPRIEMIAVNEWWWSTSCEWADVVFGVDSWAELKHPDMTASVTNPFLLVFPKTPMERIFNTMGDIEVFATVASKLADLTGDNRFNDLWKFVREGQTDVYLQRILDNSTNTKGYNFKELHEKALNGVPSIMLSRTTPKNVGYDQLVDATPWYTKSGRLELYREEDEFIEAGENLPVHREPVDSTFYEPNIIISAPHEALRPAQPEDYGVKRDDLSCETRCGRNVVYTWAEAKTKPHPLIKDDYKFIFHTPKYRHGVHTMPIDTDMNAILFGPFGDIYRHDKRMPFVNEGYVDINPQDAREIGVNDGDYVWIDADPEDRPFRGWQKDKKNYEFSRLLCRARYYPGTPRGVTRMWFNMYGTTPGSFQGQKERKDGLAKNPRTNYQAMFRCGSHQSATRGWLKPTWMTDSLVRKGMYGQGIGKGFAADIHCPTGAPRESFVKITKAEPGGIGDELLWRPVKLGIRPDNESDAMKKYLAGEFIKKK